A window of the Eulemur rufifrons isolate Redbay chromosome 6, OSU_ERuf_1, whole genome shotgun sequence genome harbors these coding sequences:
- the CHST1 gene encoding carbohydrate sulfotransferase 1 yields MQCSWKAVLLLALASIAIQYTAIRTFTAKSFHTCPGLAEAGLAERLCEEGPTFAYNLSRKTHILILATTRSGSSFVGQLFNQHLDVFYLFEPLYHVQNTLIPRFTQGKSPADRRVMLGASRDLLRSLYDCDLYFLENYIKPPPVNHTTDRIFRRGASRVLCSRPVCDPPGSADLVLEEGDCVRKCGLLNLTVAAEACRERSHVAIKTVRVPEVNDLRALVEDPRLNLKVIQLVRDPRGILASRSETFRDTYRLWRLWYGTGRKPYNLDVTQLTTVCEDFSNSVSTGLTRPAWLKGKYMLVRYEDLARNPMKKTEEIYGFLGIPLDSHVARWIQNNTRGDPTLGKHKYGTVRNSAATAEKWRFRLSYDIVAFAQNACQQVLAQLGYKMASSEEELKNPSVSLVEERDFRPFS; encoded by the coding sequence ATGCAATGTTCCTGGAAGGCCGTCCTCCTCCTTGCCCTGGCCTCCATCGCAATCCAGTACACCGCCATCCGCACCTTCACCGCCAAGTCCTTCCACACCTGCCCGGGGCTGGCCGAGGCCGGGCTGGCCGAGCGCCTGTGCGAGGAGGGCCCCACCTTCGCCTACAACCTGTCCCGCAAGACCCACATCCTCATCCTGGCCACCACGCGCAGCGGCTCCTCCTTCGTGGGCCAGCTCTTCAACCAGCACCTGGACGTCTTCTACCTGTTTGAGCCCCTCTACCACGTCCAGAACACGCTCATCCCCCGCTTCACCCAGGGCAAGAGCCCGGCCGACCGGCGGGTCATGCTGGGTGCCAGCCGCGACCTCCTGCGAAGCCTTTATGACTGTGACCTCTACTTCCTGGAGAACTACATCAAGCCGCCGCCGGTCAACCATACCACCGACAGGATCTTCCGCCGCGGGGCCAGCAGGGTCCTCTGCTCGCGCCCGGTGTGCGACCCTCCGGGGTCCGCCGACCTGGTCCTGGAGGAGGGGGACTGCGTGCGCAAGTGCGGCCTGCTGAACCTCACCGTGGCGGCTGAGGCCTGTCGCGAGCGCAGCCACGTGGCCATCAAGACGGTGCGGGTGCCCGAGGTTAACGACTTGCGGGCTCTGGTCGAAGACCCCCGGTTAAACCTCAAGGTCATCCAGCTGGTCCGAGACCCCCGTGGCATTCTGGCTTCGCGCAGCGAGACCTTCCGCGACACGTACCGGCTCTGGCGGCTCTGGTACGGCACCGGCAGGAAGCCCTACAACCTGGATGTGACGCAGCTGACCACGGTGTGCGAGGACTTCTCCAACTCCGTGTCCACCGGCCTCACGCGGCCCGCGTGGCTCAAGGGCAAGTACATGTTGGTGCGCTACGAGGACCTGGCGCGCAACCCCATGAAGAAGACCGAGGAGATCTACGGGTTCCTGGGCATCCCCTTGGACAGCCACGTGGCCCGCTGGATCCAGAACAATACGCGGGGCGACCCCACCCTGGGCAAGCACAAATACGGCACCGTGCGAAACTCGGCCGCCACGGCCGAGAAGTGGCGCTTCCGCCTCTCCTACGACATTGTGGCCTTTGCGCAGAACGCCTGTCAGCAGGTGCTGGCCCAGCTGGGCTACAAGATGGCCAGCTCGGAGGAGGAGCTGAAGAACCCCTCGGTCAGCCTGGTGGAGGAGCGGGACTTCCGCCCCTTCTCGTGA